One genomic segment of Hevea brasiliensis isolate MT/VB/25A 57/8 chromosome 3, ASM3005281v1, whole genome shotgun sequence includes these proteins:
- the LOC110639282 gene encoding protein DEHYDRATION-INDUCED 19 homolog 3, which translates to MDADSWSARLSSASRRYQSVLQSRSDMFIGFEEIDGDDDIREEFPCPFCSEYFDIVGLCRHIDDEHPVEAKNGVCPVCAMRVGVDMVAHITLQHGNIFKMQRKRKSRKGGHHSTLTLLRKELREGNLQSLFGGSSCIVSSSNTAPDPLLSSFILPMADDFGSAQPSFPNETSSAKKSLDENVSARNTKSSPLSIKDKEEKAKRSEFVQGLLFSAILDDIL; encoded by the exons ATGGATGCTGATTCGTGGAGCGCTCGTCTCTCTTCGGCCTCTAGGCGATACCAATCCGTCCTTCAATCGCGATCTG ATATGTTTATAGGTTTCGAAGAAATTGATGGAGATGATGATATAAGGGAGGAGTTTCCTTGCCCATTCTGTTCAGAATATTTTGATATTGTTGGCCTGTGCCGTCATATTGATGATGAGCATCCCGTGGAGGCAAAGAATGGG GTTTGTCCAGTTTGTGCAATGAGGGTGGGGGTTGATATGGTTGCGCACATAACCTTACAACATGGAAATATATTCAAGAT GCAGCGGAAGAGGAAATCACGAAAAGGTGGACATCATTCAACGCTTACATTATTGAGGAAAGAGCTGCGAGAAGGAAATctacaatctctttttgggggTTCTTCATGTATAGTTTCCTCATCCAACACAGCACCTGATCCGTTGTTGTCCTCATTCATTTTGCCTATGGCTGATGATTTTGGAAGTGCTCAACCTTCTTTTCCAAATGAAACAAGCTCAGCCAAGAAAAGCTTAGATGAGAATGTTTCAGCACG AAATACAAAGTCATCTCCCCTGTCAATTAAGGATAAGGAAGAGAAGGCGAAGAGGAGTGAGTTTGTTCAGGGGCTGTTGTTTTCCGCCATTCTTGATGACATCTTATGA